From Sodalis glossinidius str. 'morsitans', the proteins below share one genomic window:
- a CDS encoding PD-(D/E)XK nuclease family protein codes for MIRISATNLEAFRRWKANPDAELDEIINYLLKKTPPTEAMAAGSAFHKVLEKASLGELNIEQTDGFTFDFSKIESEIALPETRKRKITRQQMVNGERVTFVGIVDAMDATTIYDHKLTGSLDPENYTDSLQWRCYLDWFSARKFTYNLFSKYQPAANPGTYLIKQFMPISFYAYPNMHRDVMAVAEELVEFIKKYVPELIKDDVSSTSFELN; via the coding sequence ATGATCAGGATATCCGCCACCAATCTTGAAGCCTTCCGCAGATGGAAGGCTAATCCCGATGCAGAACTGGATGAAATTATTAACTATCTGCTGAAAAAGACGCCTCCAACGGAAGCTATGGCCGCAGGGTCAGCTTTTCACAAAGTCTTAGAAAAGGCTTCTTTGGGGGAGTTGAATATCGAGCAAACGGACGGGTTCACTTTTGATTTTAGTAAAATAGAAAGTGAAATAGCTTTACCAGAAACAAGAAAGAGGAAAATTACCAGACAGCAAATGGTTAATGGTGAGCGCGTAACCTTTGTCGGCATTGTCGATGCTATGGATGCGACCACTATCTACGACCACAAGCTTACCGGCTCTCTAGACCCAGAGAACTATACCGATAGTTTGCAATGGCGCTGCTATCTTGACTGGTTCAGTGCAAGAAAATTTACTTACAACTTGTTCAGTAAATACCAGCCGGCGGCCAATCCCGGTACCTATCTCATCAAACAGTTTATGCCGATAAGTTTTTATGCATATCCCAATATGCACAGAGACGTAATGGCCGTTGCCGAAGAATTGGTTGAATTTATTAAGAAATATGTTCCAGAACTCATCAAGGATGATGTAAGTTCAACAAGTTTCGAGCTAAATTGA
- a CDS encoding AAA family ATPase: MNPYLAQDKYYDYLEKKHQHLQGFGALKAGFSGWLNLLKSFGKDIILIAHMEEKQVGEDLVERLDIQGGSKGEIYKVADVMGQIRIEGSGQNTKRLLDFNPSASGFGKNPAQLLVQEVPHFSQYPDYLSAIISTIKQELNKQSEEARKSQEDLQRLRVDLQCLESEEDFQDAVEHFREAPSEHKRLLNEIAKSKGFSFNKDEGKYIKVAA, translated from the coding sequence ATGAACCCTTATTTAGCACAAGATAAATATTACGACTATCTTGAGAAGAAGCATCAACATTTACAGGGTTTCGGTGCCTTGAAAGCAGGATTTTCGGGATGGCTAAATCTGCTTAAATCATTTGGTAAAGATATTATCCTGATAGCTCACATGGAAGAAAAGCAGGTTGGAGAGGATTTAGTTGAACGTCTTGATATTCAAGGCGGCTCTAAAGGTGAGATTTACAAAGTCGCCGACGTTATGGGACAAATCCGCATTGAAGGCTCAGGCCAGAATACAAAAAGATTGCTCGACTTTAATCCCAGCGCCTCCGGCTTCGGCAAAAATCCGGCACAGCTGCTAGTTCAAGAAGTCCCGCATTTCAGTCAATACCCAGATTATTTATCAGCTATCATCAGTACCATCAAGCAAGAGCTAAATAAACAGTCTGAAGAAGCGAGAAAATCCCAAGAAGATCTACAGCGTCTTCGAGTTGACCTACAATGCCTCGAAAGCGAAGAAGACTTTCAGGATGCCGTAGAGCATTTCCGGGAAGCACCTTCAGAGCATAAACGCCTTTTGAACGAAATAGCTAAAAGTAAAGGATTCTCGTTCAATAAAGACGAGGGTAAATACATCAAGGTGGCAGCGTAA
- a CDS encoding antitermination protein N, with the protein MHYDSQSRRRERRAARQAEWKAANPLRVGIRAKPLERPALHLKRKVSRINKAVSPMNLTDLFQYQEQITLSAQKHMKARYPHRGAVVEFEERSCCLENVALFQAGYRKSINISVR; encoded by the coding sequence ATGCATTATGATTCGCAATCACGTCGCCGAGAACGACGCGCAGCTAGACAGGCTGAGTGGAAGGCAGCAAATCCACTCCGTGTTGGCATAAGAGCGAAACCATTGGAACGACCTGCCTTACATCTTAAGAGAAAAGTTAGCAGGATAAACAAAGCAGTATCCCCAATGAATCTAACGGATTTATTCCAGTACCAAGAGCAAATCACCCTTTCCGCCCAGAAGCACATGAAAGCCAGATATCCACATCGCGGGGCGGTAGTGGAATTTGAGGAGAGATCGTGCTGCTTGGAGAATGTGGCATTATTTCAGGCGGGGTATAGGAAATCAATCAACATATCAGTAAGGTGA
- a CDS encoding Cro/CI family transcriptional regulator produces MNNKKLYFIEATIRSYSMDRLTLSQYASLHGQKKTAQALGICQAAICKALKARRHITVTVYANGEVKAEEIKPFPNQRHHADFAA; encoded by the coding sequence GTGAATAACAAAAAGTTATATTTTATCGAGGCAACGATAAGGAGCTATTCAATGGATCGATTAACATTAAGCCAATATGCATCTTTGCATGGACAAAAGAAAACAGCACAAGCATTAGGCATTTGCCAAGCTGCGATCTGCAAAGCGTTAAAAGCAAGACGGCATATCACAGTTACTGTATACGCTAATGGCGAGGTTAAGGCTGAAGAAATCAAGCCCTTCCCGAATCAACGGCATCATGCAGATTTCGCAGCCTAA
- a CDS encoding ISAs1 family transposase: MLFGGLFSELVDQRVAKGRRYALEPLLFGLLLAVLSGATSLRKMELFLNERLKQLNSLFGTHWKKAPTWVGIRRFMLKLDVQGLEEALRQHAGKYSSSGVAPQFVALDGKALRGSASRVTDTRARQLVSAFAQLDLIVLGHVEVPEKTNEIPATQALIEALALSGRVFTLDAMHCQKNTFSSLSSWC; the protein is encoded by the coding sequence ATGCTGTTTGGAGGACTTTTTTCTGAACTGGTTGATCAGCGCGTAGCGAAAGGCAGGCGCTATGCGCTGGAGCCACTGCTTTTCGGGTTATTACTGGCGGTGCTGTCGGGAGCAACATCATTACGGAAAATGGAGCTTTTCCTCAATGAGCGGCTCAAGCAGCTAAACTCTCTGTTTGGCACGCACTGGAAGAAAGCTCCGACTTGGGTAGGTATTCGGCGGTTTATGCTTAAGCTCGACGTTCAGGGACTTGAAGAAGCCCTTCGACAGCATGCCGGAAAATATTCGTCGTCTGGTGTGGCACCACAGTTCGTTGCTCTTGATGGCAAAGCTTTACGCGGCAGTGCCTCTCGAGTAACTGATACGCGCGCACGGCAGCTGGTGTCGGCTTTTGCCCAGTTGGATCTGATTGTGCTCGGGCATGTAGAGGTGCCTGAAAAAACGAACGAAATTCCGGCCACGCAAGCGCTGATCGAGGCGCTGGCCCTATCGGGTCGCGTCTTTACTCTTGATGCCATGCACTGTCAAAAAAACACTTTCTCTAGCCTTAGCTCATGGTGCTGA